One segment of Onychomys torridus chromosome 3, mOncTor1.1, whole genome shotgun sequence DNA contains the following:
- the LOC118580016 gene encoding uncharacterized protein LOC118580016 produces the protein MGQTVTTPLSLTLDHWSDVKARANNEGLVVKKKKWITLCEADWVMMNVEGKVFAPGPHGHLDQVPYIAIWKLLATRTHRRIRGIGRRRDWRPWPPCRCQRDRRPPRQRQRDRRSPQRHQCRRRSPNILHRDSGRRRPRLPPQLLVAYKESAKRDEPAKVSRAFPLREGPNHQLQYWPFSASDLYNWKQHNPPFSKDPVALTNLIESILVTHQPMWDDCQQLLQTLLTVEEKQRVFLEARKQVPGDDRRPTQLPNVIDAAFPLTRLNWDFMTPEGREHLRLFHQLLLAGLRGAARRPTNLAQVRNVVQGKDEMLAAFLERLKEAYRMYTPYDPEDPGQAPSVILSFIYQSSPDIRAKLQRLEGLNSFNLSDLLKEAEKAFNSSLSDRTSLVQGATGSRRYRWTTKRKVQLASGQVTHSFLHIPDCPHPLLGQDLLTKLKAQIYFDDKGSTVIAPKGTPLQVLALRLEEEYRLFESESSKEPPEGIQGWLREFPSAWPETGGLGLARDQPPLVIQLKTSTTPVSIKQYPMSREAHEGIKPHIRRLLDRGVLVPCRSPWNTPLLPVKKPGTGDYRLVQDLTEVNKRVEDIHPMVPNPYNLLSTLPPTHIWYTVLDLKDAFFCLRLHPQSQLLFTFEWRDPEMGLSGQLTWTRLPQGFKNSPTLFDEALHSDLAEFRVEHPALILL, from the exons ATGGGACAGACTGTCACCACCCCCTTGAGCCTCACGCTTGACCACTGGTCAGACGTGAAAGCACGAGCCAACAACGAGGGACTTGTGgtcaagaagaagaaatggatcacCCTTTGCGAGGCTGACTGGGTCATGATGAAT gtggagggaaaagtcttCGCTCCGGGTCCCCATGGCCACCTGGACCAGGTTCCATACATCGCCATATGGAAACTCCTAGCGACC AGGACCCACCGCCGTATCCGGGGAATCGGGCGCCGGAGAGACTGGCGGCCATGGCCCCCATGCCGGTGCCAGAGAGACCGGCGGCCCCCACGCCAGCGCCAGAGGGACCGGCGGTCACCACAGCGGCACCAGTGCCGCCGGCGGTCCCCGAATATCCTCCACAGGGACAGCGGGAGGAGGAGACCCCGGCTCCCTCCCCAATTGCTGGTTGCCTACAAGGAAAGTGCAAAGCGCGATGAACCAGCCAAAGTATCCAGGGCCTTCCCCCTCCGGGAGGGACCCAATCACCAGCTTCAATACTGGCCGTTTTCGGCCTCTGATCTTTACAACTGGAAGCAGCATAATCCCCCATTCTctaaggaccctgttgccttgactaaccTGATTGAGTCCATTTTAGTGACCCACCAGCCTATGTGGGACGACTGTCAGCAGTTGCTGCAAACCCTCCTgacagtggaggagaagcagcgagtCTTCTTAGAAGCTCggaagcaggttcctggagacGATAGAAGACCCACCCAACTGCCTAATGTTATtgatgcagcctttcccctcacccgcctgaactgggacttcatgaccccagaaggtagggagcacctacgtctctttcaccagttgctcttagcgggtctccggggggctgctaggcgccccaccaatttggctcaggttaGAAATGTGGTCCAGGGAAAGGATGAGATGCTGGCAGCATTCCTGGAAAGACTTAAAGAGGCCTATAGGATGTATACCCCATATGAtccggaagatccaggacaggcgccgagcgtcatcttgtctttcatctatcagtcaagtccagatataagggccaagttacagagactagagggattgAATTCGTTCAATTTGTCAGATttgttgaaggaggcagagaaagcttttaata gctctctcagtgacCGCACAtctttggtccagggggccacgggTAGCAGGAGATATCGATGGACCACCAAAAGAAAGGTTCAGCTGGCATCTGGACAGGTAACCCACTCTTTTCTACATATACCTGATTGCCCTCACCCATTATTGGGCCAAGACCTGTTGACTAAGCTCAAGGCTCAGATCTATTTTGATGACAAGGGGTCGACCGTTATAGCACCCAAAGGGACCCCGCTACAAGTCCTAGCCCTAAGACTGGAAGAGGAATACCGCCTCTTTGAATCCGAGTCCTCTAAGGAGCCACCAGAAGGGATACAGGGCTGGTTGAGAGAATTTCCCTCGGCATGGCCAGAGACTGGCGGCTTGGGGCTGGCTCGCGACCAACCCCCACTTGTTATTCAGTTAAAAACCTCCACCACTCCTGTTTCAATCAAACAGTATCCCATGTCCCGGGAAGCCCACGAGGGCATTAAACCACACATCCGGAGGCTCCTGGACCGGGGGGTACTTGTGCCCTGTCGATCTCCTTGGAATACCCCCCTCCTGCCGGTAAAAAAGCCCGGGACAGGGGATTACAGACTGGTTCAAGACCTAACGGAGGTTAATAAACGGGTTGAAGATATACACCCCATGGTGCCAAACCCTTATAACCTCCTCAGCACTCTTCCGCCAACCCATATTTGGTATACGGTACTGGACTTaaaggatgccttcttctgtttgaGATTGCATCCCCAGAGCCAGCTGCTATTCACTTTTGAATGGAGAGACCCAGAAATGGGACTTTCAGGACAGTTGACCTGGACTCGGCTCCCCCAGGGGTTTAAGAACAGCCCGACCCTCTTTGATGAGGCCCTACATTCAGACCTGGCTGAGTTCCGGGTCGAGCACCCGGCCTTAATCTTGCTCTAA